One Candidatus Hydrogenedentota bacterium genomic window carries:
- a CDS encoding L-fucose/L-arabinose isomerase family protein, with product MPGKTNVTFGLIVGNRGFFPDELAREGHAFMTKLLKKLGYGVVVLSDKDTKYGSVETWDDAKKCAELFKKNKDKINGVIVTLPNFGDERGIADSLKLSGLDVPVLVHAWQDDAKKMSLKHRRDSFCGKMSACNNLRQYGIPYSLTARHTLNPETEEFENELRTFAATCRVVCGLRNCRVGAVGARPAAFNTVRYSERLLQESGISIETLDLSEVFGRAARLSDTDAKVKARIEAIKGYTNTKGVPNPALVKMAKLAQVIDEWKTALDLNVTALQCWTSMEEFYGIVPCTVMSMMSDQLSSSACETDVAGAISMHALALASQTPSFLLDWNNNYGDEPDKCVCFHCSNLPKSCFHETNTTMIYQDIIAGTVGKDNTYGSLQGRIKAHPMTYCRMSTFDTYGMIRAYVGEGAFTNDALDTFGGFGVAQVPDLQGLLQHICQNGFEHHVAANHGQVARAVHEAFTVYLGWDCYWHQA from the coding sequence ATGCCAGGCAAGACCAACGTCACTTTCGGTTTGATCGTCGGAAACCGGGGATTCTTCCCGGATGAGTTGGCCCGCGAAGGCCACGCTTTCATGACTAAGTTATTGAAGAAGCTGGGCTACGGCGTCGTTGTCCTGTCGGACAAAGATACCAAGTACGGAAGCGTAGAAACGTGGGACGATGCCAAGAAGTGCGCCGAGCTTTTCAAGAAGAACAAAGACAAGATCAACGGTGTAATCGTTACCCTTCCCAATTTCGGCGATGAGCGCGGGATTGCCGATTCGTTGAAGCTGTCCGGACTGGATGTGCCCGTCCTTGTGCATGCGTGGCAAGACGACGCGAAGAAAATGTCGCTGAAGCACCGTCGCGACTCCTTCTGCGGCAAGATGAGCGCGTGCAACAACCTGCGGCAATATGGCATACCCTATTCGCTGACGGCGCGTCATACGCTAAATCCGGAGACGGAAGAGTTCGAGAACGAATTGCGCACGTTCGCGGCGACGTGCCGCGTGGTGTGCGGATTGCGCAACTGCCGCGTAGGCGCGGTGGGCGCACGGCCTGCGGCATTCAACACGGTTCGCTACAGCGAGAGACTGTTGCAGGAATCGGGTATCAGCATCGAGACACTGGACCTGTCGGAAGTGTTCGGGCGTGCGGCGCGGCTTAGCGACACCGATGCCAAGGTGAAGGCGCGGATCGAGGCCATCAAAGGCTACACAAACACGAAGGGCGTGCCGAATCCTGCCCTCGTGAAGATGGCGAAACTGGCACAGGTCATCGACGAGTGGAAGACAGCACTCGACCTTAACGTGACGGCGCTCCAGTGCTGGACCAGCATGGAGGAATTCTACGGTATCGTCCCCTGTACCGTGATGAGCATGATGAGCGATCAGCTTTCGTCGTCCGCGTGCGAGACGGACGTGGCGGGCGCCATCAGCATGCACGCGCTGGCGCTGGCATCGCAGACCCCGAGCTTCCTGCTCGATTGGAACAACAACTACGGCGACGAGCCCGACAAGTGCGTGTGTTTCCACTGCTCGAACCTGCCCAAGAGCTGCTTCCACGAAACGAACACCACGATGATCTACCAGGATATCATCGCCGGTACGGTGGGCAAGGACAATACCTACGGTTCGCTGCAAGGCCGTATCAAGGCGCACCCGATGACCTATTGCCGCATGAGCACGTTCGATACCTACGGCATGATCCGCGCCTACGTCGGCGAAGGCGCGTTCACCAACGACGCGCTCGACACCTTTGGCGGATTTGGTGTCGCGCAGGTGCCCGATCTGCAGGGTCTGCTGCAGCACATCTGTCAGAACGGCTTTGAACACCACGTTGCGGCCAACCACGGTCAAGTGGCCCGCGCTGTCCATGAGGCATTCACCGTCTATCTCGGTTGGGACTGTTACTGGCACCAGGCTTAA
- a CDS encoding ABC transporter substrate-binding protein: MNFAVVPKGLTHQFWLTVKKGAETAASERNIKMTWLGPEKETDVVKQINIIEDMLGSGVNGIVMAACDQDALVDVVKRASEKGVTVVTIDSGVNSDIPVSFVATDNTAGASAAAKELAQLIGNEGEVGVIPFVKGAATSELREQGFMKGIAEFPNIKVVSVQHCQSDVSKAMNITEDMLTSNPNLKGIFAANEPAALGAAQAIKAAGKAGQIKIVAFDASDDEISALKEGTIQALVVQNPFKMGYEGVKAAYDYIKGEKVEKRIDTGVTIVTQQNLNDLEVQKLLNPLG, encoded by the coding sequence ATGAATTTCGCGGTAGTCCCAAAAGGTCTTACCCATCAGTTCTGGTTGACGGTCAAGAAGGGCGCCGAAACGGCTGCCTCCGAGCGTAACATCAAGATGACGTGGCTTGGACCCGAGAAAGAGACGGACGTCGTCAAGCAGATCAACATTATCGAAGACATGCTCGGCAGCGGCGTGAATGGGATTGTCATGGCGGCCTGCGATCAGGATGCGCTGGTGGATGTAGTCAAGCGCGCCTCCGAAAAAGGTGTCACCGTCGTGACAATCGATTCGGGTGTCAACTCGGACATCCCCGTGTCATTCGTCGCGACCGACAACACCGCCGGGGCCTCTGCAGCCGCCAAGGAACTTGCTCAACTCATTGGAAATGAAGGCGAAGTTGGCGTCATACCGTTTGTAAAGGGAGCCGCGACGTCTGAATTGCGCGAGCAGGGTTTCATGAAAGGTATCGCGGAGTTTCCGAACATCAAGGTCGTATCGGTGCAACATTGCCAGAGCGATGTCTCCAAGGCCATGAATATCACCGAGGATATGCTCACGTCCAACCCAAATCTTAAGGGGATCTTCGCCGCCAACGAACCAGCAGCCCTGGGTGCGGCTCAGGCCATCAAAGCGGCGGGGAAGGCCGGTCAGATTAAGATCGTTGCTTTCGATGCGTCGGACGACGAGATTAGTGCGCTGAAGGAAGGGACGATTCAGGCGCTCGTAGTTCAAAACCCGTTCAAGATGGGCTACGAGGGCGTCAAGGCCGCGTATGACTACATCAAGGGCGAGAAGGTGGAGAAGCGTATCGATACCGGAGTGACCATTGTCACGCAGCAGAATCTGAACGATCTCGAGGTTCAAAAGCTGCTGAATCCGCTCGGTTAG
- a CDS encoding putative glycoside hydrolase: MLLFAGIALSALAEDTVPLPKTIPDPWGMLVLPAPWLLPEPGSVTDIPGNPFPCLPKKASPIAVRALYLTGWTVGIPSQLKHYAELADKTVLTAYVVDIKDMDGHVGYKSAVPKVVEYGAFEKRYDPLTVIETFHAHNLRVIGRVACFRDPVASAKEPDMALKTKNGKLWTDVKKSSWLNPYNEKAWEYLVDIAKEALTLGFDEIQFDYVRFPSDGPVHTIDYGKDPGPKHEAVNGFLSYAREQMPDVVISADVFGIMCVSAGDTEDIGQYLELVAQNVDYLSPMVYPSHYAKGQVIQSKKYASPDKSPYAVVKGTLDTAQERIKAVRWCETARMRPYLQDFTASWLGSGHYMNYGVDEVRAQIKAAKDAGYAEWIFWNAQNRYTEAAYLPEKAKPGEKTAEIDTSSASRETE, from the coding sequence ATGCTACTCTTCGCTGGTATTGCCCTGTCCGCATTAGCGGAAGATACGGTTCCTTTACCGAAGACAATCCCCGATCCGTGGGGAATGCTGGTACTGCCAGCGCCGTGGCTCTTGCCGGAACCCGGGTCTGTTACGGACATTCCCGGCAATCCATTCCCATGCCTTCCGAAAAAAGCCTCTCCTATCGCAGTTCGTGCGCTGTATCTGACAGGCTGGACCGTGGGAATCCCCTCACAGCTCAAGCACTATGCGGAGCTCGCCGACAAGACGGTGCTGACTGCGTACGTGGTGGATATCAAGGACATGGACGGTCACGTTGGATACAAATCCGCCGTGCCCAAGGTCGTTGAATACGGCGCATTCGAGAAACGCTATGATCCGCTAACAGTCATTGAGACCTTTCACGCGCACAACCTGCGTGTGATAGGCCGCGTGGCCTGTTTTCGCGATCCGGTTGCTTCCGCGAAGGAACCCGACATGGCCCTGAAGACGAAGAACGGCAAGTTGTGGACGGATGTCAAGAAGTCGAGCTGGTTGAATCCGTATAACGAAAAGGCGTGGGAGTATCTGGTCGACATTGCGAAAGAGGCGTTGACGCTTGGCTTCGACGAGATTCAGTTCGACTATGTTCGCTTTCCGAGCGACGGCCCGGTGCATACAATCGACTATGGAAAAGACCCAGGCCCCAAACACGAGGCCGTAAACGGCTTTCTCTCGTATGCGCGCGAACAAATGCCCGACGTCGTCATTTCGGCCGACGTGTTCGGGATCATGTGCGTGAGCGCCGGGGATACCGAGGATATCGGGCAGTACCTTGAATTGGTCGCGCAAAACGTTGACTACCTCTCGCCCATGGTGTATCCGTCGCACTATGCCAAAGGGCAGGTGATTCAGAGCAAGAAGTACGCGTCGCCTGACAAGAGTCCATACGCAGTCGTCAAGGGAACTTTGGATACGGCCCAGGAACGTATCAAGGCCGTTCGCTGGTGCGAGACTGCTCGCATGCGGCCTTACCTCCAGGATTTCACGGCGTCATGGCTGGGCTCCGGTCACTACATGAACTACGGTGTTGACGAAGTCCGAGCGCAAATCAAGGCAGCAAAAGACGCGGGTTATGCCGAATGGATCTTCTGGAACGCCCAGAACCGTTACACGGAAGCCGCCTATCTTCCCGAGAAAGCAAAACCAGGCGAGAAGACGGCGGAGATCGATACGTCATCCGCGAGCCGCGAAACCGAATAG
- a CDS encoding ABC transporter permease has translation MKRFISKNLLILVMGAVCLVLAWYSPKFITEGNLLNLIRRISAETVTAVGETLVILTGGIDLSVGSVAALSGVVSAKVMRDMPGAPVIVGILAGTLMGLVCGGINGGLVTKGKIPPFIATLGMMLAARGAAHLLTGGSRISGLPAGIDLLGGRPVDWLPLQQVSWFPFLVTLLFVALFAVVLSHTRFGRQVYAAGGNLVSARLSGVPVDKVRFAVYALCGALAGFAGVMIVARTGVGDPTMAEGMELDAIAACVVGGASLMGGEGGAFGALFGALIIGALINLCQLNGMSDEWQRIVVGTLIVVLVFFDNMRKRRSGKLID, from the coding sequence ATGAAGCGATTCATTTCGAAGAACCTGTTGATCCTTGTCATGGGGGCGGTGTGCCTCGTGCTGGCATGGTACTCGCCCAAGTTCATTACGGAAGGAAATCTCCTGAACCTGATTCGGCGCATCAGCGCCGAGACTGTCACGGCGGTTGGTGAAACGCTCGTCATTCTCACGGGGGGAATCGATCTGTCGGTCGGCAGCGTGGCCGCGCTTTCGGGCGTGGTGTCCGCCAAGGTGATGCGCGATATGCCGGGCGCGCCAGTGATTGTGGGGATTCTCGCTGGAACATTGATGGGACTTGTCTGCGGAGGCATCAACGGCGGGCTGGTGACCAAAGGGAAGATCCCTCCATTCATCGCTACGCTGGGCATGATGCTGGCAGCGCGTGGCGCAGCCCATTTGCTCACCGGAGGTAGCAGAATCTCCGGTCTTCCAGCCGGCATCGATCTGCTGGGTGGTAGGCCGGTGGACTGGTTGCCACTGCAACAAGTCTCGTGGTTTCCGTTCCTTGTAACGTTGCTCTTTGTTGCCCTTTTCGCGGTTGTGCTATCTCACACTCGGTTTGGACGCCAAGTGTATGCCGCTGGTGGCAACTTGGTCAGTGCCCGTTTGTCCGGGGTACCCGTGGATAAAGTGCGATTTGCGGTGTACGCGTTGTGTGGAGCGCTCGCAGGATTTGCCGGTGTCATGATCGTCGCGCGGACCGGCGTGGGCGACCCCACCATGGCCGAAGGTATGGAGCTGGATGCCATTGCCGCGTGTGTCGTGGGTGGAGCGAGCTTGATGGGCGGTGAAGGAGGGGCTTTCGGAGCCCTATTCGGCGCGCTCATCATTGGGGCGTTAATCAATCTGTGCCAATTGAATGGCATGAGCGACGAATGGCAACGCATTGTTGTCGGCACGCTCATTGTCGTTCTCGTGTTTTTCGACAACATGCGAAAGCGTCGAAGCGGAAAGCTTATCGACTAG
- a CDS encoding Gfo/Idh/MocA family oxidoreductase produces the protein MSTLGVGVVGAGWVAGEYIRAADANPDTKLIGICARKERAARDKAAECGAKCDIFTDLDKMLALPDIDIVVVATPPNVHREQAVAAADAGKHLVLEKAMSTTLEDARAIRDAVAKAGVKSVVSFVLRWNPLFEIIKTQLADNAIGSVFLGEVDYFHGIGPWYKQFAWNVKKEVGGSSLLSAGCHAMDALRWFMGGDIVEVFQYSGGGKYGDLAAYEYDPTSVTICKFADGRMGKVASCIECIQPYVFNINLVGTQGTIRNNLLYSKPKMPGQTGWATIPTIMPDSGDVTHHPFQIELSHLLDCIKSGKESHCNVADAYKTHEVCFAADLSGKEGRPVKLPLP, from the coding sequence ATGAGTACTCTCGGCGTTGGAGTTGTTGGTGCAGGGTGGGTCGCGGGCGAGTACATTCGCGCGGCAGACGCCAATCCCGATACGAAGCTGATAGGCATCTGTGCGCGCAAGGAACGGGCCGCGCGCGACAAGGCTGCGGAGTGCGGAGCGAAGTGCGACATCTTCACCGACCTTGACAAGATGCTGGCGCTTCCGGACATCGATATCGTCGTCGTCGCCACACCGCCAAACGTGCACCGTGAGCAGGCCGTGGCAGCCGCGGATGCCGGCAAGCATCTCGTGCTCGAGAAGGCCATGTCAACGACGCTGGAGGACGCGCGCGCAATTCGCGACGCCGTGGCCAAGGCGGGCGTTAAGTCGGTCGTGAGCTTTGTGCTGCGTTGGAATCCGTTGTTCGAAATCATCAAGACGCAGCTAGCGGACAACGCTATCGGCAGCGTGTTCCTGGGCGAAGTGGATTACTTCCACGGCATCGGCCCCTGGTACAAGCAGTTCGCGTGGAATGTGAAGAAGGAAGTGGGCGGAAGCTCGCTGCTTTCGGCGGGTTGCCACGCGATGGACGCGCTTCGTTGGTTCATGGGCGGCGACATCGTCGAAGTGTTCCAGTATTCGGGCGGCGGTAAGTATGGCGATTTGGCAGCCTACGAGTACGACCCAACCTCGGTGACCATCTGCAAGTTTGCCGATGGGCGCATGGGTAAAGTGGCCTCGTGCATCGAGTGCATTCAACCCTATGTGTTCAACATCAATCTCGTTGGCACGCAGGGGACGATACGCAACAACCTGCTCTACTCGAAACCGAAGATGCCGGGCCAGACCGGTTGGGCCACGATTCCAACCATCATGCCCGACAGCGGCGATGTGACACACCATCCGTTCCAGATCGAGTTGAGTCATCTGCTTGACTGCATAAAGAGCGGCAAGGAATCCCACTGCAACGTCGCTGATGCATACAAGACGCATGAGGTGTGTTTCGCGGCGGATCTATCGGGCAAGGAGGGGCGCCCGGTGAAACTGCCGTTGCCGTAG